The following are encoded in a window of Podospora pseudoanserina strain CBS 124.78 chromosome 6, whole genome shotgun sequence genomic DNA:
- the MCM3 gene encoding MCM DNA helicase complex subunit (COG:L; EggNog:ENOG503NXER) — protein sequence MDYEMLRDNAAQDRVRQAMEFLDPHDQHVKGYRADIITMLQKNQRRLVVNIDRVRDHNPEMAEGLLYDPFDFTLAFNHALKSIVKALPQARKDQTDDDVLYYCAFAGSFGLNTCNPRSLGSQHLNSMVSIEGIVTRCSLIRPKIVKSVHYNETKNIFQWKEYRDQTMTNGATTTSVYPHEDNEGNPLITEYGLCTYRDHQTISIQEMPERAPAGQLPRGVDVILDDDLVDKAKPGDRVQLVGIFRTLGNRNTNHNSALFKTVLLANNVVLLSTKSGGGIATAAITDTDIRNINKIAKKSKVFELLSQSLAPSIFGHDYIKKAILLMLLGGMEKNLENGTHLRGDINILMVGDPSTAKSQLLRFVLNTAPLAIATTGRGSSGVGLTAAVTSDKETGERRLEAGAMVMADRGVVCIDEFDKMSDVDRVAIHEVMEQQTVTIAKAGIHTSLNARCSVIAAANPIFGQYDTHKDPHKNINLPDSLLSRFDLLFVVTDDIEDTRDRQVSEHVLRMHRYRQPGTEEGAPVRENAGQALNVALNQQADVQRPTDVYEKYDAMLHVGIKATGRGSNRKHEILSIPFMKKYIQYAKTRIKPVLTQEASDRIAEIYVGLRNDDMEGNQRKTSPMTVRTLETLIRLSTAHAKARLSNRVEERDALAAESILRFALFKEVIEDESRKKRRKTRPLADEKTDSESSDDSDGDEAAAAARSRSARASQRANGGARRVNGRNQRSTPPEVEVEAAEEGEEEEEDVYNATPRRTGRSTRSSQPSFASSIPASQLETQEEDEDMASRAAGLTVEEEEQEGISEQRLELFRRTLGQLLGTDLFEDDSARVDELIGAVNEKAEGPKFGKAEAILALKEMDSRNQIMYTDGDLVYKI from the exons ATGGACTACGAAATGCTCCGCGACAATGCGGCCCAAGACCGGGTGCGCCAGGCCATGGAGTTTCTCGATCCCC ATGACCAACACGTCAAGGGCTACAGAGCAGACATCATCACGATGCTGCAAAAAAACCAGCGCCGGCTCGTCGTTAACATCGACCGAGTCCGCGACCACAACCCCGAGATGGCCGAGGGCCTCCTCTACGACCCCTTCGACTTCACCCTCGCCTTCAACCACGCCCTCAAGTCCATCGTCAAGGCCCTCCCACAAGCCCGCAAGGACCAGACGGACGACGACGTGCTGTACTACTGCGCCTTTGCTGGCAGTTTTGGTTTGAACACTTGCAACCCGCGGAGTTTGGGGTCGCAGCACTTGAACAGCATGGTCTCCATCGAGGGCATCGTCACCCGCTGCTCGCTGATCAGACCCAAGATCGTCAAGAGCGTGCACTACAACGAGACGAAGAATATTTTCCAGTGGAAGGAATACCGCGACCAAACGATGACCAACGGCGCGACGACCACGTCGGTGTATCCCCACGAGGACAACGAGGGGAACCCGCTGATCACAGAGTATGGGCTCTGCACGTACAGGGATCACCAGACGATTTCGATCCAGGAGATGCCCGAGCGGGCGCCTGCGGGGCAGCtgccgaggggggtggatgtgatTTTGGATGATGACCTGGTGGACAAGGCCAAGCCGGGAGACAGAGTCCAGCTGGTGGGCATCTTCAGGACGTTGGGGAACAgaaacaccaaccacaacagcgCGCTGTTCAAGacggtgctgctggcgaaTAATGTCGTGTTGCTGTCGACCAAGTCGGGGGGTGGGATCGCCACGGCGGCGATTACGGATACCGACATCAGGAACATCAACAAGATTGCGAAAAAGTCAAAGGTGTTTGAGCTGTTGAGCCAGTCGTTGGCGCCGAGCATTTTCGGGCATGATtacatcaagaaggcgatTTTGCTGATGCTactgggggggatggagaagaaTCTGGAAAATGGGACGCACCTGAGGGGTGATATCAACATTTTGATGGTGGGTGACCCTTCGACGGCCAAGTCGCAGCTGTTGAGGTTTGTGTTGAATACGGCGCCGTTAGCGAttgccaccaccggcagGGGGTCGTCTGGTGTGGGCTTGACGGCTGCGGTGACGAGCGAcaaggagacgggggagaggaggttggaggcgggTGCGATGGTTATGGCGGACAGGGGCGTGGTCTGCATCGATGAGTTTGACAAGATGAGCGACGTGGATCGGGTGGCTATCCACGAGGTTATGGAACAGCAGACGGTTACGATTGCGAAGGCGGGGATTCACACTTCGTTGAACGCGAGGTGCAGCGTcattgctgctgccaacccCATCTTTGGGCAGTATGATACCCACAAGGACCCTCACAagaacatcaacctcccGGATTCGCTGCTGTCCCGTTTCGacttgttgtttgttgtcaCCGACGACATTGAGGACACGAGGGATAGGCAGGTGTCGGAGCATGTGTTGCGTATGCACCGCTATCGCCAGCCCGGCACGGAAGAAGGCGCCCCTGTTCGGGAGAACGCGGGCCAGGCTCTCAACGTGGCACTTAACCAGCAAGCTGATGTTCAGCGCCCGACGGATGTGTACGAGAAGTACGACGCGATGCTTCACGTGGGCATCAAGGCTACCGGCAGGGGAAGCAACAGGAAGCACGAGATCCTCTCGATCCCGTTCATGAAGAAGTACATCCAATACGCCAAGACCCGCATCAAGCCGGTCTTGACTCAGGAAGCCTCGGACCGCATCGCCGAGATCTACGTCGGGTTGCGTAACGATGATATGGAGGGCAACCAGCGCAAGACCTCCCCCATGACGGTCCGCACGCTCGAAACCCTCATCCGTCTGTCGACCGCCCACGCCAAGGCGAGGTTGTCGAACCGCGTCGAGGAACGGGACGCCCTCGCCGCGGAATCCATCCTGAGATTTGCCCTCTTCAAGGAGGTGATTGAGGATGAATcaagaaagaagaggagaaagacCCGCCCTCTGGCGGACGAGAAGACGGACAGCGAATCCTCTGACGACTCGGACGGCGAcgaggccgccgccgctgctaGATCCCGCTCTGCTCGCGCGTCCCAGAGGGCGAACGGTGGTGCAAGGAGGGTCAATGGTAGAAACCAGAGGAGCACACCGcctgaggttgaggttgaggctgccgaggagggagaggaggaggaagaggatgtttACAACGCCACGCCTAGACGGACAGGCCGGTCGACGAGGAGCTCTCAGCCCTCGTTTGCAAGCTCGATTCCTGCTTCTCAGCTGGAGacgcaggaggaggatgaggatatgGCGTCCAGAGCGGCGGGGCTCacggttgaggaggaggagcaggaggggaTTAGTGAGCAGCGCCTTGAGCTGTTTAGACGGACGTTGGGTCAGCTTCTGGGAACGGATCTGTTTGAGGATGATTCGGCGAGGGTGGATGAGTTAATTGGCGCTGTGAACGAGAAGGCCGAGGGGCCAAAGTTTGGAAAGGCCGAGGCGATACTGGcgttgaaggagatggataGTCGGAACCAGATCAT GTACACTGATGGTGATTTGGTTTACAAGAtttga
- a CDS encoding hypothetical protein (EggNog:ENOG503P0SX; COG:G) — MTPPPPEPDPTDAVAGEEEVLESWNEIPPTQEIDFVTLGMFIIDEIHHPPSLSLPPSLNIPGGAGTYSLLGARLFSPPPLLSSTTSMIIDCGSDFPPSLSAHLSSWQTSAVFRHNADRLTTKGYNGYSNPLDPSHRSFRYLTPKRRLTTDDLASLSPVLLTTKSLHLICSPLRCQELVTTFLSARKRYYNHQRPSEEHTRPVIIWEPVPDLCTPEELLNCTNTLPMVDVCSPNHAELAGFLGGTGVLEDGGVDALAVEKGCEQLLASMPLQSYTLVVRAGEKGAYIARNGGRKRTMKKVVGHRGGLTKETDMEELFRGLVMGVGEEEGVVAREEIEVDEGVERWLPAYWTGEEGREKVKDATGGGNTFLGGLGVALARGKGIEEAVGWGAVAASFAIEQVGMPELKGEGEEERWNGERVGDRLKSFMERVGLGEGEGK; from the exons AtgacaccgccgccgccggagCCAGACCCAACAGACGCCGTCGCCGGTGAGGAAGAAGTACTCGAATCGTGGAACGAAATCCCCCCCACTCAAGAGATAGATTTTGTTACCTTGGGGATGTTCATAATTg ATgaaatccaccaccccccctccctctccctcccccccagtTTGAACATCCCCGGCGGAGCAGGAACATACTCCCTTCTCGGCGCccgcctcttctccccccctccccttttgtcatcaacaacatccatGATAATCGACTGCGGCTCAgacttccccccctccctatcagcccacctctcctcttgGCAAACCTCGGCCGTCTTCCGCCATAACGCCGACCGGCTCACAACAAAAGGCTACAACGGctactccaaccccctcgacCCCTCCCACCGCTCCTTCCGCTACCTAACCCCCAAACGCCGCCTCACAACCGACGACCttgcctccctctccccagtATTACTAACAACCAAgtccctccacctcatctgCTCCCCCCTCCGCTGCCAAGAACTGGTaaccaccttcctctcaGCCAGAAAGAGGTACTACAATCATCAACGCCCATCAGAGGAGCACACCCGCCCAGTTATAATCTGGGAGCCAGTCCCGGATTTGTGCACACCGGAAGAGTTGCTCAATTGCACAAACACCCTCCCGATGGTGGACGTTTGCTCTCCCAATCACGCCGAGCTTGCTGGCTTTCTTGGGGGGACaggggtgttggaggatgggggggttgatgccCTagcggtggagaaggggtgtGAGCAGCTTTTGGCGAGCATGCCGCTGCAGTCATATACCTTGGTTGTTAGGgcgggggaaaagggggcgtACATTGCGCGGaatggggggaggaagaggacgatgaagaaggtggtgggtcACAGGGGGGGTTTGACGAAAGAGACGGATATGGAGGAGCTGTttagggggttggtgatgggggtgggggaggaggagggggtggtggcgagggaggagattgaggttgacgagggggttgagaggtGGTTGCCGGCTTActggacgggggaggaggggagggagaaggtgaaaGATGCGACTGGGGGAGGGAATACCTtcttgggtgggttgggggttgcgctggcgagggggaaggggattgaggaggcggttgggtggggggccGTGGCGGCGAGTTTTGCTATTGAGCAGGTTGGTATGCCCGAGttgaaaggggaaggggaggaggagaggtggaaCGGGGAGCGGGTGGGGGATAGGTTGAAGAGCTTtatggagagggttgggttgggggagggagaggggaagtAA
- the SRV2 gene encoding suppressor of rasval19 (BUSCO:EOG09262KZ3; EggNog:ENOG503NXBZ; COG:T; COG:Z), with protein MRQLSYERPNNLEPACCKYTYHFSLSLSLSLSLSLSLSLATYQQQQQQQQQQNTCTHHLLCLGTHLSPTMATHSTMHNFTTLIKRLEAATSRLEDIAQSAIDLESAAAQTPQGPSSTTTPQSSTPAPLIRALAPPPPPPPAPKPAAPVKEELPEQVEDFNAFIANHVEKWVKLSEEIGGPVAEQARLALKGYTEISKFIHLSTKSKRPDLKGADAPVYQKLIEPIADVIKAVNAIKDKAHRSDPFFNHVSAVADSIIVLAWPTIPTKPYKHVQEARDSAQFFGNKVITANKESGDAKHLEWIKAYYNIFPALIEYVKDRFPDGLTWNPNGQHASEVAKALENAPSAGAPAAPAPPAGGAPPPPPPPPPPGPPPVLRINEQKAEPAPAGGFGAVFSELNQGEAVTKGLRKVDKSEMTHKNPSLRASSVVSSEGSSARGKSPAPGKKPKPESMRVKKPPKKVLEGNKWTIENYDSQDEPIEIEVEMSHSLLISKCTKTTIVLKGKANAVTIENTTRLSLVVDDLVSTIDAVKSQNLALQVMGKIPTVLLDQVDGAQIYFSKESKSTRVFTSKSTGVNVNVIGEDDDYKELPLPNQICSYYDEEKGEMVNEIVSHAG; from the exons ATGAGGCAGCTCAGTTACGAACGccccaacaacctggaacctgCTTGTTGTAAGTACACTTATcacttctctctctctctctctctctctctctctctctctctctctctctctcttgcaACTTac caacaacaacaacaacaacaacaacaacaaaacactTGTACGCATCATCTCCTTTGCTTAGGCACACACCTGTCGCCCACCATGGCGACCCATAGCACCATGCATAACTTTACGACTCTTATCAAGAG ACTGGAAGCCGCAACTTCGCGCCTGGAGGACATCGCGCAGTCAGCAATCGATCtcgaatccgccgccgcccagaCACCCCAGGGCCcatcgtccaccaccactccccagAGTTCCACCCCTGCTCCCTTGATCAGAGCCCTcgcaccccctcctccgccgccaccagcccCGAAGCCCGCTGCGCCTGTGAAAGAAGAGCTCCCCGAGCAAGTAGAAGATTTCAACGCATTCATCGCCAACCATGTCGAGAAATGGGTTAAACTCAGCGAGGAGATTGGTGGCCCTGTCGCCGAGCAGGCCAGGCTGGCCCTGAAGGGGTACACGGAGATCTCCAAGTTCATCCACCTTTCGACCAAATCCAAGCGACCCGACCTTAAGGGTGCCGATGCCCCTGTGTACCAGAAGTTGATTGAGCCGATTGCCGACGTTATCAAGGCCGTCAATgccatcaaggacaaggcaCATAGGTCGGATCCTTTCTTCAATCATGTCTCGGCTGTTGCCGACAGCATCATTGTGCTGGCCTGGCCTACCATTCCCACCAAGCCGTACAAGCATGTTCAGGAGGCTAGGGACTCGGCGCAGTTCTTTGGAAACAAGGTCATCACGGCTAATAAGGAAAG TGGCGATGCGAAGCACCTTGAATGGATCAAGGCCTATTACAACATCTTTCCCGCACTGATCGAATACGTCAAGGACAGATTCCCTGATGGACTCACGTGGAATCCCAACGGTCAGCATGCCTCCGAGGTGGCAAAGGCTCTGGAAAATGCTCCTTCTGCTGGTGCTCCTGCGGCTCCAGCGCCGCCAGCGGGTGgtgcccctcctcctccccccccgccccctcctcccggtCCTCCACCGGTTCTTAGGATTAACGAGCAAAAGGCAGAGCCTGCTCCGGCCGGCGGGTTTGGCGCTGTTTTCTCGGAGTTGAACCAGGGCGAGGCGGTGACCAAGGGTCTTAGGAAGGTCGACAAGTCTGAGATGACGCATAAGAACCCGTCGCTCCGCGCGAGCTCGGTGGTGTCGTCTGAGGGCTCTTCTGCTCGCGGGAAGAGCCCGGCTCCGGggaagaagcccaagccgGAGAGCATGCGGGTTAAGAAGCCGCCCAAGAAGGTGCTTGAAGGGAACAAGTGGACCATT GAAAACTACGACAGCCAAGACGAACCCATCGAGATTGAAGTCGAAATGAgccactccctcctcatctccaagtgcaccaaaaccaccatcgtcctcaagggcaaggcGAACGCTGTCACGATTGAAAACACGACGAGATTGTCTCTTGTTGTGGATGATTTGGTCTCCACCATTGACGCGGTCAAGTCGCAGAACTTGGCGCTGCAGGTCATGGGGAAGATTCCGACGGTGCTGTTGGATCAGGTGGATGGTGCGCAGATTTACTTTAGTAAGGAGAGCAAGAGCACGAGGGTTTTCACAAGCAAGAGCACGGGGGTGAATGTGAATGtgattggggaggatgatgactACAAGgagctgccgctgccgaaTCAGATTTGTTCGTATTATGATGAGGAGAAAGGGGAAATGGTGAACGAGATTGTTAGTCATGCTGGCTAG
- the CTF1 gene encoding Transcriptional activator of fatty acid utilization (EggNog:ENOG503NXH2; COG:K) has translation MEIDSTPPAAPAPASNKQTSTSPQQSVSPSAAPSAAGTTSTTNTAGGLSFRRQRASRACEVRCDAASLGVPCTNCVAFQIECRIPTPKRKKVASSIAQSKDSDSERGEVDDRSSSLPPGSSTFPSGTRPPAVYHTHEATPLTAPTEEQQKKEEFDNATLANYMNLVMKPKFTRAPITEAGRVAYLGESSNLTLLVHDRQSSADVVHYPLPENIKGSRARLTELDNVEIEILHQRGAFLLPPRSLCDELIDSYFRWIHPVVPVINKTKFMRRYKDPKNPPSLLLLQAMLLAGSRVCTNSQLMDANGSSTPAALTFYKRAKALYDANYEDDRVTIVQSLLLMGWYWEGPEDVTKNVFYWTRVATIVAQGSGMHRSVEGSQLSRSDKRLWKRIWWTLFTRDRSVAVALGRPCHINLDDSDVEMLTEDDFIEDDADHPTGEHPPDPIHVQFFLQYVKLCEIMGLVLSQQYSVAAKGRRQNAIDLTHSDMALADWLQNCPKIVYWEMPRHHFWSALLHSNYYTTLCLLHRAHMPPSGSHRFPEDSAYPSRNIAFQAAAMITSIIENLTAHGELRYCPAYVVYSLFSALIMHVYQLRSPVQSIRQVTQDRIRTCMDALKDVSKVWLVGKMVHTLFESILGNKVLEERLQKAAGKRHRKAQQSLSQLEQHQRMQEKRKYDEMAIDFSVNTPQPQHQESYERSRPQTPSFLNKEQNPNAMPPPTATATATTSPPPHTRNNGDAFMGGTASRPHTRPATPFNPSFSVPATPPDLYLVTRNSPNLSQSIWENFQPDQLFPEGVQAPFQGQFSPHQHHQNMDASVMAQMQNQNMQGGPAPVDGQHQFGQALPTNRGLAGSPMQNTNNNSNKNGLLQPGMAGFPGNQGANIWQTNFDSQMVDGNSPSDSWSTSSVQGQPLPSTMNVEDWFQFFGINGEAQHGLGFDNVAAAAGLGNMM, from the exons ATGGAGATCGATTCAACGCCTCCGGCAGCCCCCGCGCCGGCATCCAACAAGCAAACGTCCACATCTCCGCAACAGTCGGTATCGCCATCTGCCGCCCCGTCAGCGGCAGGCACGACATCCACAACCAACACGGCCGGTGGATTGAGCTTCAGGAG ACAACGAGCCTCAAGAGCATGCGAG GTTCGATGCGATGCCGCCAGCCTCGGCGTGCCGTGTACCAACTGCGTCGCCTTTCAGATCGAATGCCGCATCCCTACCCCGAAGCGCAAAAAGGTGGCTAGCAGCATCGCCCAGTCCAAGGATTCTGATAG TGAACGAGGCGAGGTCGACGATCGATCATCATCACTTCCTCCCGGGTCCAGCACTTTTCCCAGTGGCACCCGACCTCCTGCTGTCTATCACACCCACGAAGCTACCCCCTTGACCGCCCCTACCGAGGAGcaacagaagaaggaggagtttgataATGCCACCTTGGCCAACTATATGAATCTGGTCATGAAGCCCAAGTTTACTCGGGCCCCCATCACCGAGGCCGGCAGGGTGGCCTACCTTGGAGAGTCTTCCAACCTGACGCTGCTTGTTCACGACCGTCAGAGCTCGGCAGATGTCGTCCACTACCCGCTGCCAGAGAATATCAAGGGATCCAGGGCACGACTGACAGAGCTGGACAATGTCGAGATTGAAATCCTGCACCAGCGAGGAGCTTTCCTGCTCCCGCCAAGGTCCCTCTGCGACGAGCTGATCGACTCATACTTCAGATGGATCCATCCCGTCGTCCCTGTGATCAACAAGACCAAGTTCATGCGCCGGTACAAGGACCCCAAGAACCCGCCGTCTCTGCTTCTGCTACAAGCCATGCTGTTGGCAGGGTCACGGGTGTGTACCAATTCTCAGCTGATGGATGCCAACGGCTCTTCGACGCCGGCAGCCTTGACTTTCTACAAGAGAGCCAAGGCTCTGTACGATGCCAACTATGAGGATGATCGGGTGACCATTGTCCAGTCCcttttgttgatggggtggtaCTGGGAAGGTCCCGAGGACGTCACCAAGAATGTGTTTTACTGGACCCGTGTCGCCACCATCGTCGCCCAGGGCTCGGGCATGCACCGGAGTGTGGAGGGGTCACAGCTCAGCAGGTCTGACAAGAGGTTATGGAAGCGCATCTGGTGGACACTGTTCACTAGGGATCGGTCAGTGGCGGTTGCGCTTGGGCGGCCTTGTCACATCAACCTCGATGATTCGGACGTGGAGATGTTGACCGAGGATGACTTCATCGAGGACGATGCCGACCACCCTACTGGCGAACACCCGCCGGATCCCATTCACGTTCAGTTCTTCTTGCAGTATGTCAAGCTCTGTGAGATTATgggcttggtgttgtcgcAGCAGTACTCGGTGGCGGCCAAGGGCAGGCGGCAGAACGCTATCGACCTCACACACAGCGACATGGCGCTTGCGGACTGGCTTCAGAACTGCCCCAAGATTGTGTACTGGGAGATGCCGAGGCATCACTTCTGGTCTGCGCTGCTTCATTCCAACTACTACACCACACTCTGCCTGCTTCACCGCGCCCACATGCCTCCGAGTGGCTCCCACAGGTTCCCAGAAGACTCGGCCTACCCATCACGCAACATTGCTTTCCAGGCGGCGGCCATGATTACCTCGATTATTGAGAACCTCACAGCTCACGGGGAGCTCCGCTACTGCCCGGCGTACGTGGTGTACAGCTTGTTCTCGGCGCTCATCATGCACGTCTACCAGCTCAGGTCACCGGTGCAGTCCATTCGACAGGTTACGCAGGATCGGATCCGCACTTGCATGGATGCTCTTAAGGATGTGTCCAAGGTCTGGCTGGTGGGCAAGATGGTGCACACCCTTTTCGAGTCGATTCTCGGAAACAAGGTGCTTGAGGAGAGGCTGCAGAAGGCGGCTGGCAAGAGACACCGCAAGGCGCAGCAGAGCCTTTCTCAGCTGGAACAGCATCAGCGGATGCAAGAGAAGCGCAAATACGACGAGATGGCGATCGATTTCTCGGTTAACACGCCACAGCCACAGCACCAGGAGTCTTATGAACGGTCCCGGCCACAAACGCCCAGTTTCCTGAACAAGGAGCAGAATCCAAACGCGATGCCtccccccaccgccaccgccacagccacgacctcaccaccgcctcacACCCGCAACAACGGCGACGCGTTCATGGGCGGGACCGCCTCACGCCCGCACACCCGACCGGCAACGCCATTTAACCCTTCGTTCTCTGTTCCAGCCACGCCACCGGACCTCTATCTGGTCACGAGAAACTCACCTAACCTGTCGCAGTCCATCTGGGAAAACTTTCAACCGGATCAGTTGTTCCCCGAGGGCGTCCAAGCGCCGTTCCAGGGGCAGTTTTCGccgcaccagcaccatcagAACATGGACGCCTCGGTCATGGCTCAGATGCAGAACCAGAACATGCAAGGTGGGCCCGCCCCCGTGGACGGACAACATCAGTTTGGACAAGCTTTGCCAACCAACAGAGGATTAGCAGGTAGCCCGATGCAAAACacgaacaacaacagcaacaagaacgGACTGCTCCAGCCGGGGATGGCTGGGTTCCCGGGCAACCAGGGGGCGAATATCTGGCAGACGAACTTTGACAGCCagatggtggatgggaaCAGCCCGAGCGACAGCTGGAGCACGAGCTCGGTGCAGGGGCAGCCGCTTCCCTCGACGATGAATGTGGAAGACTG GTTTCAATTTTTTGGGATCAACGGCGAGGCCCAGCACGGACTTGGGTTTGATAATGTAGCTGCGGCGGCTGGGTTAGGGAATATGATGTAG